Proteins co-encoded in one Astyanax mexicanus isolate ESR-SI-001 chromosome 1, AstMex3_surface, whole genome shotgun sequence genomic window:
- the LOC103044103 gene encoding DNA excision repair protein ERCC-6-like isoform X2 — protein sequence MDPAEVQTVAERLERSLTVDDDDEEKCRRYREEGKEAAQRGDLGRSLELFRLAYELRPSAKLESRIQRLQEAIKDAESQEEEEEDEEFVNVNGSGLMLFKELYNKLYEHQKEGVAFLYSLHRDGRRGGILADDMGLGKTIQVISFLSGMYDAELANHSLLVMPTSLIKNWVREFAKWTPGMRVKEFHGTSKVERNRNLERIQRKGGVIITTYQMLINNWEQLATYQHQEFRWDYVILDEAHKIKTSSTKTAKSAHAIPARNRVLLTGTPVQNNLREMWALFDFACQGALLGTAKTFKTEYENPITRAREKDATPGEKTLGLKISQNLMDLIRPYFLRRTKAEVQQKKQNAKGTRHEEEENKCPNAGDSAEMPSLTRKNDLIIWTYLSEVQEDIYQQFISLDHIKALMMTTRSPLAELTVLKKLCDHPRLLSARAVTQLGLEQGAATDLAAEDNENESAAGSIEHVSDETLLEESGKLRFLVSLLEQLKADQHRTLVFSQSRKMLDIIDRVLRNRNFRLLRVDGTVTQLVERERRITLFQTDRRYSVFLLTTQVGGVGITLTAANRVVIFDPSWNPATDAQAVDRAYRIGQTENVVIYRLITCGTVEEKIYRRQVFKDSLIRQTTGDKKNPFRYFSKQELKELFTLEDTRSSSTQLQLQALHSQHRRSDARLDSHIAELHRMEMFGISDHDLMFSKEDAAEEDDPQDAEADLYIQNRVQKAQELVQAESELHGQLMESVANSTEPAWLRLAKQREVEEHGSKERGKRTPMQSPPAVVDLTQSGSEELHDLSYADEVEIISEDGEVEVKSERLMSDEVIDLSDQVSVNAASAESLVISSAEDHPQHSEGEDHDNRTKDDHHNRTKDNLAEDDHHNRTKDDHNLAEDDHRNLAEDDHRNLAEDDHQNLAEDDHHNRTRDDHNLAEDEHHNLAEDEHHNLAEDEHHNRTEDEHHNRTKDDHNLAEDDHRNLAEDDHRNLAEDDHHNLAEDDHHNRTRDDHNLAEDEHHNLAEDEHHNRTKDNHNHAEDDRDNHAEDDHNDHTKDYYHHTEDDRHSHTEDHHHAEDNHHAQDHHTEVLNTDHNMSQGTQEMSLQEENNFSPVMKEDQVNMQLFSVHASPPDQSDPSQSLLEPELNASNHSVQMDSFQGKFNLELEDSADMFSSEEKEQEEEEMEEEEGVEMEPSSEEGNFQLQMELSGEASAFDFPVIERSALSTPANDSVNVVRKKKKAQMICDSEEEEEEEEEEKEEKEEEQEEKPLLGSSPLTRSFKNLGSSTPKTTLNGSAPRRQSMNTSVASRRSFVESFLEDLEEDEDDDAVDAELSQASESSRTSYTESVEEEEPSGETLDSENTRGSEGVSRYESCAEEESVLEESTGDVELSSGEALEQYAPKSVSKAVAIGAEVTNNTSPLTFEALVHSGKSCLAEGKKQEALDLFLKAIDINSGDGEIQLLIIQLYRQLSQQ from the exons ATGGATCCGGCGGAGGTTCAGACCGTGGCAGAGAGGCTGGAGCG cTCCCTcactgttgatgatgatgatgaggagaaATGCCGCAG gtacagGGAGGAGGGGAAAGAAGCAGCCCAGCGAGGGGATCTGGGCCGTTCTTTGGAGCTTTTCCGTCTGGCCTATGAACTGCGGCCCAGTGCAAAGCTAGAGAGCCGAATCCAGCGCCTGCAGGAAGCCATAAAAGATGCGGAGTcacaggaggaagaagaagaagatgaggagTTTGTAAATGTGAACGGCAGTGGGCTGATGCTGTTTAAGGAATTGTATAACAAACTCTATGAGCATCAAAAAGAGGGTGTGGCCTTTCTTTACAGCCTGCACCGTGACGGCCGCCGTGGTGGTATCCTGGCGGATGACATGGGCCTCGGAAAAACCATACAGGTCATTTCCTTCCTGTCAGGAATGTATGATGCTGAGCTGGCCAATCACTCACTGCTGGTCATGCCCACGTCCCTCATTAAAAACTGGGTGCGTGAGTTTGCCAAATGGACACCGGGCATGCGAGTGAAAGAGTTCCATGGCACCAGCAAAGTTGAGAGGAACAGGAATCTGGAGCGCATCCAGCGGAAAGGTGGAGTCATCATTACCACTTACCAGATGCTTATCAACAACTGGGAGCAGCTAGCAACGTACCAGCATCAGGAATTCCGCTGGGATTATGTAATCTTGGATGAGGCTCACAAAATCAAAACCTCTTCGACCAAAACGGCAAAGAGCGCCCACGCCATTCCGGCCCGGAACCGTGTGCTGTTGACTGGCACTCCTGTTCAAAACAACCTGCGGGAAATGTGGGCACTGTTTGATTTTGCCTGCCAGGGGGCGCTGCTGGGCACTGCTAAAACATTTAAGACGGAATATGAGAACCCCATCACTCGTGCCAGGGAGAAAGATGCCACACCAGGAGAAAAAACCTTGGGCCTAAAAATCTCCCAAAACCTGATGGACCTCATCAGACCTTATTTTCTCCGCCGGACAAAAGCAGAGGTGCAGCAAAAGAAGCAGAACGCCAAGGGGACCAGACacgaggaggaggagaacaaATGTCCTAATGCAGGAGATTCAGCAGAAATGCCCTCACTGACTCGTAAAAATGATCTGATTATCTGGACGTACCTGAGTGAGGTGCAGGAGGACATTTACCAACAGTTCATTTCACTGGACCACATTAAAGCGTTGATGATGACCACTCGCTCTCCACTGGCTGAATTGACTGTGCTGAAAAAGCTGTGTGACCACCCCCGCCTGCTCTCTGCTCGAGCAGTCACTCAGCTGGGCCTGGAGCAGGGGGCCGCCACAGACCTCGCCGCTGAGGACAATGAGAATGAGTCTGCAGCGGGGAGCATCGAACACGTCTCTGATGAGACGCTGCTGGAGGAGTCTGGAAAACTGCGCTTCCTCGTGTCTCTGTTGGAGCAGCTCAAAGCGGACCAACACCGGACGCTTGTGTTCTCCCAGTCCAGAAAGATGCTGGACATAATCGACCGCGTTCTGCGGAATAGGAACTTTCGGCTGTTGCGAGTGGATGGCACAGTGACTCagctggtggagagagagagacgcatcACCCTATTCCAGACAGACAGACGTTACTCTGTCTTTCTGCTGACTACGCAGGTGGGCGGAGTCGGGATAACTCTCACCGCGGCTAACAGGGTGGTGATCTTTGACCCCAGCTGGAACCCAGCAACAGATGCTCAGGCGGTGGACAGAGCGTACCGAATCGGACAGACTGAGAATGTTGTTATCTACCGACTCATCACCTGTGGCACTGTGGAGGAGAAAATATACCGCAGACAG GTGTTCAAAGACTCTCTGATCCGACAGACGACAGGCGATAAGAAGAATCCATTCCGCTACTTTAGTAAGCAGGAGCTAAAGGAACTGTTTACTCTGGAGGACACTCGCTCGTCCAGCACTCAGCTACAGCTACAGGCTCTTCACTCTCAGCACCGCCGCTCTGACGCCAGACTGGACTCACACATCGCTGAGCTGCATCGCATGGAAATGTTCGGGATCTCTGACCACGACCTTATGTTCTCCAAAGAGGACGCGGCGGAAGAGGACGATCCTCAGGACGCGGAAGCGGACCTCTACATTCAGAACCGGGTGCAGAAGGCGCAGGAGCTCGTACAGGCTGAGTCTGAACTGCATGGCCAGCTGATGGAAAGCGTGGCTAACAGCACTGAACCGGCCTGGCTTAGACTCGCAAAGCAGCGGGAGGTGGAGGAGCATGGCAGCAAAGAGCGGGGGAAACGTACGCCCATGCAGAGCCCCCCTGCTGTGGTGGACCTAACCCAGTCCGGCTCTGAGGAACTTCATGACCTTTCTTACGCCGACGAGGTGGAGATCATTAGTGAAGATGGTGAAGTAGAAGTTAAGAGTGAGCGTTTGATGTCTGATGAAGTGATTGACTTGTCTGATCAAGTCAGTGTTAATGCTGCATCTGCTGAAAGCTTAGTGATTTCTTCTGCCGAGGACCACCCCCAGCACTCAGAGGGCGAGGACCACGACAACCGCACAAAGGATGACCACCACAATCGCACCAAGGACAACCTTGCTGAGGATGACCACCACAATCGCACCAAGGACGACCACAACCTCGCTGAGGACGACCACCGAAACCTCGCTGAGGACGACCACCGAAACCTCGCTGAGGACGACCACCAAAACCTCGCTGAGGATGACCACCACAATCGCACCAGGGACGACCACAACCTCGCTGAGGATGAGCACCACAACCTCGCTGAGGATGAGCACCACAACCTCGCTGAGGATGAGCACCACAATCGCACCGAGGATGAGCACCACAATCGCACCAAGGACGACCACAACCTCGCTGAGGACGACCACCGAAACCTCGCTGAGGACGACCACCGAAACCTCGCTGAGGACGACCACCACAACCTCGCTGAGGATGACCACCACAATCGCACCAGGGACGACCACAACCTCGCTGAGGATGAGCACCACAACCTCGCTGAGGATGAGCACCACAATCGCACCAAGGACAACCACAACCACGCTGAGGATGACCGCGACAACCATGCTGAGGATGACCACAATGATCACACCAAGGACTACTACCATCACACTGAAGATGACCGCCACAGCCACACCGAAGACCACCACCATGCCGAGGACAACCACCATGCCCAGGACCATCACACTGAGGTCCTCAATACTGATCACAATATGTCTCAAGGCACACAGGAAATGTCACTTCAGGAAGAGAATAATTTCAGCCCTGTGATGAAGGAGGATCAGGTAAACATGCAGCTTTTCTCTGTGCACGCCAGCCCTCCTGACCAATCAGATCCATCACAATCACTGCTGGAACCCGAGCTGAACGCATCTAACCACTCCGTGCAGATGGACTCGTTCCAAGGAAAATTCAACTTAGAGTTGGAGGATAGTGCAGACATGTTCTcctctgaggagaaagagcaggaggaggaggagatggaggaggaggagggtgtaGAGATGGAGCCATCTTCTGAGGAGGGGAACTTCCAGCTGCAAATGGAACTCAGCGGCGAGGCCAGTGCTTTTGACTTCCCTGTGATCGAGCGTTCTGCCCTCTCCACTCCTGCAAACGACTCTGTCAACGTGgtcagaaagaagaaaaaagcccAGATGATCTGTgacagtgaggaagaggaggaggaagaggaggaggagaaggaggagaaggaagaAGAGCAGGAGGAGAAGCCGTTGTTAGGAAGCAGTCCCTTGACTCGCAGCTTCAAAAACCTCGGCTCTTCCACACCCAAAACCACACTGAACGGTAGCGCCCCTCGCAGGCAGAGCATGAACACCTCGGTAGCCTCCCGCCGCTCGTTCGTGGAGTCATTTCTGGAGGATctggaggaggatgaggatgatgatgctGTTGATGCAGAGCTCAGCCAAGCTTCTGAAAGCAGCAGAACATCTTACACTGAATCTGTGGAAGAGGAGGAGCCTAGCGGAGAAACGTTGGATTCTGAGAACACACGCGGTAGCGAGGGAGTGAGCAGGTATGAGAGCTGCGCGGAAGAAGAGAGTGTGCTTGAGGAGTCTACTGGTGATGTAGAGTTATCCTCAGGTGAAGCTCTGGAACAGTATGCTCCAAAAAGTGTTTCCAAAGCAGTTGCCATTGGTGCAGAGGTCACCAATAATACAAGCCCACTTACGTTTGAGGCtctggtgcattctgggaaatctTGTCTTGCTGAGGGGAAAAAGCAAGAAGCTCTGGACTTGTTCCTGAAAGCAATAGACATCAACAGCGGAGACGGTGAAATCCAGCTGCTCATTATTCAGCTCTACAGGCAGCTTAGCCAGCAGTGA
- the LOC103044103 gene encoding DNA excision repair protein ERCC-6-like isoform X1 has product MDPAEVQTVAERLERSLTVDDDDEEKCRRYGEEGKEAAQRGDLGRSLELFRLAYELRPSAKLESRIQRLQEAIKDAESQEEEEEDEEFVNVNGSGLMLFKELYNKLYEHQKEGVAFLYSLHRDGRRGGILADDMGLGKTIQVISFLSGMYDAELANHSLLVMPTSLIKNWVREFAKWTPGMRVKEFHGTSKVERNRNLERIQRKGGVIITTYQMLINNWEQLATYQHQEFRWDYVILDEAHKIKTSSTKTAKSAHAIPARNRVLLTGTPVQNNLREMWALFDFACQGALLGTAKTFKTEYENPITRAREKDATPGEKTLGLKISQNLMDLIRPYFLRRTKAEVQQKKQNAKGTRHEEEENKCPNAGDSAEMPSLTRKNDLIIWTYLSEVQEDIYQQFISLDHIKALMMTTRSPLAELTVLKKLCDHPRLLSARAVTQLGLEQGAATDLAAEDNENESAAGSIEHVSDETLLEESGKLRFLVSLLEQLKADQHRTLVFSQSRKMLDIIDRVLRNRNFRLLRVDGTVTQLVERERRITLFQTDRRYSVFLLTTQVGGVGITLTAANRVVIFDPSWNPATDAQAVDRAYRIGQTENVVIYRLITCGTVEEKIYRRQVFKDSLIRQTTGDKKNPFRYFSKQELKELFTLEDTRSSSTQLQLQALHSQHRRSDARLDSHIAELHRMEMFGISDHDLMFSKEDAAEEDDPQDAEADLYIQNRVQKAQELVQAESELHGQLMESVANSTEPAWLRLAKQREVEEHGSKERGKRTPMQSPPAVVDLTQSGSEELHDLSYADEVEIISEDGEVEVKSERLMSDEVIDLSDQVSVNAASAESLVISSAEDHPQHSEGEDHDNRTKDDHHNRTKDNLAEDDHHNRTKDDHNLAEDDHRNLAEDDHRNLAEDDHQNLAEDDHHNRTRDDHNLAEDEHHNLAEDEHHNLAEDEHHNRTEDEHHNRTKDDHNLAEDDHRNLAEDDHRNLAEDDHHNLAEDDHHNRTRDDHNLAEDEHHNLAEDEHHNRTKDNHNHAEDDRDNHAEDDHNDHTKDYYHHTEDDRHSHTEDHHHAEDNHHAQDHHTEVLNTDHNMSQGTQEMSLQEENNFSPVMKEDQVNMQLFSVHASPPDQSDPSQSLLEPELNASNHSVQMDSFQGKFNLELEDSADMFSSEEKEQEEEEMEEEEGVEMEPSSEEGNFQLQMELSGEASAFDFPVIERSALSTPANDSVNVVRKKKKAQMICDSEEEEEEEEEEKEEKEEEQEEKPLLGSSPLTRSFKNLGSSTPKTTLNGSAPRRQSMNTSVASRRSFVESFLEDLEEDEDDDAVDAELSQASESSRTSYTESVEEEEPSGETLDSENTRGSEGVSRYESCAEEESVLEESTGDVELSSGEALEQYAPKSVSKAVAIGAEVTNNTSPLTFEALVHSGKSCLAEGKKQEALDLFLKAIDINSGDGEIQLLIIQLYRQLSQQ; this is encoded by the exons ATGGATCCGGCGGAGGTTCAGACCGTGGCAGAGAGGCTGGAGCG cTCCCTcactgttgatgatgatgatgaggagaaATGCCGCAGGTATGG GGAGGAGGGGAAAGAAGCAGCCCAGCGAGGGGATCTGGGCCGTTCTTTGGAGCTTTTCCGTCTGGCCTATGAACTGCGGCCCAGTGCAAAGCTAGAGAGCCGAATCCAGCGCCTGCAGGAAGCCATAAAAGATGCGGAGTcacaggaggaagaagaagaagatgaggagTTTGTAAATGTGAACGGCAGTGGGCTGATGCTGTTTAAGGAATTGTATAACAAACTCTATGAGCATCAAAAAGAGGGTGTGGCCTTTCTTTACAGCCTGCACCGTGACGGCCGCCGTGGTGGTATCCTGGCGGATGACATGGGCCTCGGAAAAACCATACAGGTCATTTCCTTCCTGTCAGGAATGTATGATGCTGAGCTGGCCAATCACTCACTGCTGGTCATGCCCACGTCCCTCATTAAAAACTGGGTGCGTGAGTTTGCCAAATGGACACCGGGCATGCGAGTGAAAGAGTTCCATGGCACCAGCAAAGTTGAGAGGAACAGGAATCTGGAGCGCATCCAGCGGAAAGGTGGAGTCATCATTACCACTTACCAGATGCTTATCAACAACTGGGAGCAGCTAGCAACGTACCAGCATCAGGAATTCCGCTGGGATTATGTAATCTTGGATGAGGCTCACAAAATCAAAACCTCTTCGACCAAAACGGCAAAGAGCGCCCACGCCATTCCGGCCCGGAACCGTGTGCTGTTGACTGGCACTCCTGTTCAAAACAACCTGCGGGAAATGTGGGCACTGTTTGATTTTGCCTGCCAGGGGGCGCTGCTGGGCACTGCTAAAACATTTAAGACGGAATATGAGAACCCCATCACTCGTGCCAGGGAGAAAGATGCCACACCAGGAGAAAAAACCTTGGGCCTAAAAATCTCCCAAAACCTGATGGACCTCATCAGACCTTATTTTCTCCGCCGGACAAAAGCAGAGGTGCAGCAAAAGAAGCAGAACGCCAAGGGGACCAGACacgaggaggaggagaacaaATGTCCTAATGCAGGAGATTCAGCAGAAATGCCCTCACTGACTCGTAAAAATGATCTGATTATCTGGACGTACCTGAGTGAGGTGCAGGAGGACATTTACCAACAGTTCATTTCACTGGACCACATTAAAGCGTTGATGATGACCACTCGCTCTCCACTGGCTGAATTGACTGTGCTGAAAAAGCTGTGTGACCACCCCCGCCTGCTCTCTGCTCGAGCAGTCACTCAGCTGGGCCTGGAGCAGGGGGCCGCCACAGACCTCGCCGCTGAGGACAATGAGAATGAGTCTGCAGCGGGGAGCATCGAACACGTCTCTGATGAGACGCTGCTGGAGGAGTCTGGAAAACTGCGCTTCCTCGTGTCTCTGTTGGAGCAGCTCAAAGCGGACCAACACCGGACGCTTGTGTTCTCCCAGTCCAGAAAGATGCTGGACATAATCGACCGCGTTCTGCGGAATAGGAACTTTCGGCTGTTGCGAGTGGATGGCACAGTGACTCagctggtggagagagagagacgcatcACCCTATTCCAGACAGACAGACGTTACTCTGTCTTTCTGCTGACTACGCAGGTGGGCGGAGTCGGGATAACTCTCACCGCGGCTAACAGGGTGGTGATCTTTGACCCCAGCTGGAACCCAGCAACAGATGCTCAGGCGGTGGACAGAGCGTACCGAATCGGACAGACTGAGAATGTTGTTATCTACCGACTCATCACCTGTGGCACTGTGGAGGAGAAAATATACCGCAGACAG GTGTTCAAAGACTCTCTGATCCGACAGACGACAGGCGATAAGAAGAATCCATTCCGCTACTTTAGTAAGCAGGAGCTAAAGGAACTGTTTACTCTGGAGGACACTCGCTCGTCCAGCACTCAGCTACAGCTACAGGCTCTTCACTCTCAGCACCGCCGCTCTGACGCCAGACTGGACTCACACATCGCTGAGCTGCATCGCATGGAAATGTTCGGGATCTCTGACCACGACCTTATGTTCTCCAAAGAGGACGCGGCGGAAGAGGACGATCCTCAGGACGCGGAAGCGGACCTCTACATTCAGAACCGGGTGCAGAAGGCGCAGGAGCTCGTACAGGCTGAGTCTGAACTGCATGGCCAGCTGATGGAAAGCGTGGCTAACAGCACTGAACCGGCCTGGCTTAGACTCGCAAAGCAGCGGGAGGTGGAGGAGCATGGCAGCAAAGAGCGGGGGAAACGTACGCCCATGCAGAGCCCCCCTGCTGTGGTGGACCTAACCCAGTCCGGCTCTGAGGAACTTCATGACCTTTCTTACGCCGACGAGGTGGAGATCATTAGTGAAGATGGTGAAGTAGAAGTTAAGAGTGAGCGTTTGATGTCTGATGAAGTGATTGACTTGTCTGATCAAGTCAGTGTTAATGCTGCATCTGCTGAAAGCTTAGTGATTTCTTCTGCCGAGGACCACCCCCAGCACTCAGAGGGCGAGGACCACGACAACCGCACAAAGGATGACCACCACAATCGCACCAAGGACAACCTTGCTGAGGATGACCACCACAATCGCACCAAGGACGACCACAACCTCGCTGAGGACGACCACCGAAACCTCGCTGAGGACGACCACCGAAACCTCGCTGAGGACGACCACCAAAACCTCGCTGAGGATGACCACCACAATCGCACCAGGGACGACCACAACCTCGCTGAGGATGAGCACCACAACCTCGCTGAGGATGAGCACCACAACCTCGCTGAGGATGAGCACCACAATCGCACCGAGGATGAGCACCACAATCGCACCAAGGACGACCACAACCTCGCTGAGGACGACCACCGAAACCTCGCTGAGGACGACCACCGAAACCTCGCTGAGGACGACCACCACAACCTCGCTGAGGATGACCACCACAATCGCACCAGGGACGACCACAACCTCGCTGAGGATGAGCACCACAACCTCGCTGAGGATGAGCACCACAATCGCACCAAGGACAACCACAACCACGCTGAGGATGACCGCGACAACCATGCTGAGGATGACCACAATGATCACACCAAGGACTACTACCATCACACTGAAGATGACCGCCACAGCCACACCGAAGACCACCACCATGCCGAGGACAACCACCATGCCCAGGACCATCACACTGAGGTCCTCAATACTGATCACAATATGTCTCAAGGCACACAGGAAATGTCACTTCAGGAAGAGAATAATTTCAGCCCTGTGATGAAGGAGGATCAGGTAAACATGCAGCTTTTCTCTGTGCACGCCAGCCCTCCTGACCAATCAGATCCATCACAATCACTGCTGGAACCCGAGCTGAACGCATCTAACCACTCCGTGCAGATGGACTCGTTCCAAGGAAAATTCAACTTAGAGTTGGAGGATAGTGCAGACATGTTCTcctctgaggagaaagagcaggaggaggaggagatggaggaggaggagggtgtaGAGATGGAGCCATCTTCTGAGGAGGGGAACTTCCAGCTGCAAATGGAACTCAGCGGCGAGGCCAGTGCTTTTGACTTCCCTGTGATCGAGCGTTCTGCCCTCTCCACTCCTGCAAACGACTCTGTCAACGTGgtcagaaagaagaaaaaagcccAGATGATCTGTgacagtgaggaagaggaggaggaagaggaggaggagaaggaggagaaggaagaAGAGCAGGAGGAGAAGCCGTTGTTAGGAAGCAGTCCCTTGACTCGCAGCTTCAAAAACCTCGGCTCTTCCACACCCAAAACCACACTGAACGGTAGCGCCCCTCGCAGGCAGAGCATGAACACCTCGGTAGCCTCCCGCCGCTCGTTCGTGGAGTCATTTCTGGAGGATctggaggaggatgaggatgatgatgctGTTGATGCAGAGCTCAGCCAAGCTTCTGAAAGCAGCAGAACATCTTACACTGAATCTGTGGAAGAGGAGGAGCCTAGCGGAGAAACGTTGGATTCTGAGAACACACGCGGTAGCGAGGGAGTGAGCAGGTATGAGAGCTGCGCGGAAGAAGAGAGTGTGCTTGAGGAGTCTACTGGTGATGTAGAGTTATCCTCAGGTGAAGCTCTGGAACAGTATGCTCCAAAAAGTGTTTCCAAAGCAGTTGCCATTGGTGCAGAGGTCACCAATAATACAAGCCCACTTACGTTTGAGGCtctggtgcattctgggaaatctTGTCTTGCTGAGGGGAAAAAGCAAGAAGCTCTGGACTTGTTCCTGAAAGCAATAGACATCAACAGCGGAGACGGTGAAATCCAGCTGCTCATTATTCAGCTCTACAGGCAGCTTAGCCAGCAGTGA